A section of the Streptomyces sp. SLBN-118 genome encodes:
- the ahcY gene encoding adenosylhomocysteinase: MSTVATGQDFKVADLSLAAFGRKEITLAEHEMPGLMSIRKEFAASQPLAGARITGSLHMTVQTAVLIETLVALGAEVRWASCNIFSTQDHAAAAIAVGPNGTPEAPQGVPVFAWKGETLEEYWWCTEQALTWPNTPTGGPNMILDDGGDATLLVHKGVEFEKAGAAPDPSTADSEEYGQILTLLNRTLGESPQKWTHLASEIRGVTEETTTGVHRLYEMHRDGTLLFPAINVNDAVTKSKFDNKYGCRHSLIDGINRATDVLIGGKTAVVCGYGDVGKGCAESLRGQGARVIITEIDPICALQAAMDGYQVTTLDEVIDKADIFVTTTGNKDIIMAADMAKMKHQAIVGNIGHFDNEIDMAGLAQIPGIIKDEVKPQVHTWTFSDGKVLIVLSEGRLLNLGNATGHPSFVMSNSFADQTLAQIELFTKPEEYPTDVYVLPKHLDEKVARLHLDALGVKLTTLRPEQAAYIGVEVDGPYKSDHYRY; encoded by the coding sequence ATGTCGACTGTCGCCACTGGCCAGGACTTCAAGGTCGCCGACCTTTCCCTCGCCGCCTTCGGCCGCAAGGAGATCACTCTCGCCGAGCACGAGATGCCCGGCCTGATGTCCATCCGCAAGGAGTTCGCCGCCAGCCAGCCTCTGGCGGGTGCGCGCATCACCGGCTCTCTGCACATGACCGTGCAGACCGCCGTACTCATCGAGACCCTGGTCGCCCTCGGCGCCGAGGTCCGCTGGGCGTCGTGCAACATCTTCTCCACCCAGGACCACGCGGCCGCGGCCATCGCGGTCGGCCCGAACGGCACCCCGGAAGCCCCCCAGGGCGTCCCGGTCTTCGCCTGGAAGGGCGAGACGCTGGAGGAGTACTGGTGGTGCACGGAGCAGGCGCTGACCTGGCCGAACACCCCCACCGGCGGCCCGAACATGATCCTCGACGACGGTGGCGACGCCACCCTCCTCGTCCACAAGGGCGTGGAGTTCGAGAAGGCGGGCGCGGCCCCGGACCCCTCGACTGCGGACAGCGAGGAGTACGGCCAAATCCTCACCCTGCTGAACCGCACGCTGGGCGAGTCCCCGCAGAAGTGGACCCACCTGGCGTCCGAGATTCGCGGCGTCACCGAGGAGACCACGACCGGTGTTCACCGCCTGTACGAGATGCACCGTGACGGCACCCTCCTGTTCCCGGCGATCAACGTCAACGACGCCGTCACCAAGTCGAAGTTCGACAACAAGTACGGCTGCCGCCACTCCCTGATCGACGGCATCAACCGCGCCACCGACGTCTTGATCGGCGGCAAGACCGCCGTCGTCTGCGGCTACGGCGACGTGGGCAAGGGCTGCGCCGAGTCGCTGCGTGGGCAGGGCGCCCGGGTGATCATCACGGAGATCGACCCGATCTGCGCGCTGCAGGCCGCCATGGACGGCTACCAGGTCACCACGCTCGACGAGGTCATCGACAAGGCCGACATCTTCGTCACGACCACCGGCAACAAGGACATCATCATGGCCGCGGACATGGCCAAGATGAAGCACCAGGCGATCGTGGGCAACATCGGCCACTTCGACAACGAGATCGACATGGCCGGCCTGGCGCAGATCCCGGGCATCATCAAGGACGAGGTCAAGCCGCAGGTGCACACCTGGACCTTCTCCGACGGCAAGGTGCTGATCGTGCTGTCCGAAGGCCGCCTGCTGAACCTGGGCAACGCGACCGGTCACCCCTCATTCGTGATGTCCAACAGCTTCGCGGACCAGACGCTGGCCCAGATCGAGCTGTTCACCAAGCCCGAGGAGTACCCGACCGACGTCTACGTGCTGCCCAAGCACCTGGACGAGAAGGTCGCCCGGCTCCACCTGGACGCACTCGGCGTGAAGCTGACGACGCTCCGCCCGGAGCAGGCCGCCT
- a CDS encoding cation diffusion facilitator family transporter, which yields MSASGGTRAIVAALAANLAIAVSKFVAFLFSGSSSMLAEAVHSVADSGNQGLLLLGGKKAEREATPQHPFGYGRERYIYAFLVSIVLFSVGGMFAIYEGYEKIKHPHEIEDWYWPIGVLVFAIVAESFSFRTAIKESNETRGELSWTEYIRRAKAPELPVVLLEDLGALVGLVLALGGVGIALATGDGVWDGIGTLCIGVLLIVIALVLAAETKSLLLGEAAGTDQIEKIKAAAVDGEGVTGIIHMRTLHLGPEELLVAAKIAVQHDDTAAQVANAINAAEDRIRTAVPIARVIYLEPDIYSESAAAAGANPAKAPGGPGPDAAH from the coding sequence ATGAGCGCTTCAGGCGGAACAAGGGCGATCGTGGCGGCACTTGCCGCCAACCTCGCGATCGCGGTGTCGAAGTTCGTGGCGTTCCTCTTCAGTGGCTCGTCCTCGATGCTCGCCGAAGCGGTTCACTCGGTCGCCGACTCCGGAAACCAGGGCCTCCTGCTGCTCGGCGGCAAGAAGGCCGAGCGTGAGGCCACCCCGCAGCACCCCTTCGGCTACGGCCGCGAGCGCTACATCTATGCCTTCCTCGTCTCCATCGTGCTCTTCTCGGTCGGCGGCATGTTCGCGATCTACGAGGGTTACGAGAAGATCAAGCACCCCCACGAGATCGAGGACTGGTACTGGCCGATCGGCGTCCTCGTCTTCGCGATCGTCGCCGAGTCCTTCTCGTTCCGTACGGCCATAAAGGAGTCGAACGAGACACGTGGCGAGCTCTCCTGGACGGAGTACATCCGCCGCGCCAAGGCCCCCGAACTCCCCGTCGTCCTCCTTGAGGACCTGGGCGCGCTGGTCGGTCTGGTCCTGGCCCTCGGCGGCGTCGGCATCGCCCTGGCCACGGGCGACGGCGTCTGGGACGGCATCGGAACGCTCTGCATCGGCGTCCTGCTCATCGTCATCGCGCTCGTCCTGGCGGCCGAGACGAAGTCCCTGCTGCTGGGCGAGGCGGCCGGTACGGATCAGATCGAGAAGATCAAGGCGGCCGCCGTCGACGGTGAAGGCGTCACCGGCATCATCCACATGCGCACGCTCCACCTCGGTCCGGAGGAACTGCTGGTCGCCGCGAAGATCGCGGTACAGCACGACGACACGGCCGCCCAGGTCGCCAATGCGATCAACGCCGCCGAGGACCGTATCCGCACCGCCGTGCCCATCGCGCGCGTGATCTACCTGGAGCCCGACATCTACAGCGAGTCGGCGGCCGCGGCGGGCGCCAACCCGGCCAAGGCCCCGGGCGGCCCGGGCCCGGACGCCGCACACTGA
- the manA gene encoding mannose-6-phosphate isomerase, class I, protein MDRLSNTVRPYAWGSTTAIPELLGIAPNGEPQAEMWMGAHPGAPSRVTRDHEERPLSEVIAADPVRELGAAAVDRFGPRLPFLLKILAAGAPLSLQVHPNLAQAKEGYAAEESAGVPIDAPHRNYKDANHKPELICALTPFEGLCGFRPPLEAADVLAGLDVDSLKPYVDLLHAHPEAAALREVLTAVLGADPQEMAATVTDAAAACERLGGDYAPYAALAHHFPGDPGVIAAMLLNHVQLQPGEALFLGAGVPHAYIDGLGVEIMANSDNVLRCGLTPKHVDVPELLRVVRFEAGDPGILRPEASPEGEEVYETPIEEFRLSRYVVAAGAAPRDLTARTPQILLCTAGTVRVGELAVSPGQSVFVPAGEKVEVSGVGTVFRATVVV, encoded by the coding sequence ATGGACCGCCTCTCCAACACCGTGCGCCCCTACGCCTGGGGATCCACGACCGCCATCCCGGAGCTGCTCGGCATCGCCCCCAACGGCGAGCCCCAGGCCGAGATGTGGATGGGCGCCCACCCCGGGGCACCCTCGCGCGTCACGCGTGACCATGAGGAGCGACCGCTCTCCGAGGTCATCGCCGCCGACCCCGTACGCGAACTGGGCGCCGCCGCCGTCGACAGGTTCGGCCCCCGTCTGCCCTTCCTCCTCAAGATCCTCGCGGCCGGCGCCCCCCTCTCCCTCCAGGTCCACCCGAACCTCGCCCAGGCCAAGGAGGGTTACGCAGCTGAGGAGAGCGCGGGCGTCCCGATCGACGCCCCGCACCGCAACTACAAGGACGCCAACCACAAGCCCGAACTGATCTGCGCGCTCACCCCCTTCGAGGGCCTGTGCGGTTTCCGCCCGCCCCTTGAAGCCGCCGATGTCCTCGCCGGTCTCGACGTGGACTCGCTCAAGCCGTACGTCGACCTTCTGCACGCCCACCCGGAGGCGGCCGCACTGCGCGAGGTCCTGACCGCGGTGCTGGGCGCCGATCCCCAAGAGATGGCGGCCACCGTCACCGACGCCGCGGCCGCCTGCGAGAGGCTCGGCGGCGACTACGCCCCCTACGCCGCCCTCGCGCACCACTTCCCAGGCGACCCGGGCGTGATCGCTGCCATGCTGCTCAACCATGTCCAACTGCAGCCCGGCGAGGCCCTGTTCCTCGGCGCCGGAGTCCCCCACGCCTATATCGACGGCCTCGGCGTGGAGATCATGGCCAACTCCGACAACGTGCTGCGCTGCGGACTGACGCCGAAGCACGTGGACGTTCCCGAACTGCTTCGTGTCGTTCGCTTCGAGGCGGGCGACCCGGGCATCCTGCGCCCCGAGGCCTCGCCCGAGGGCGAGGAGGTGTACGAAACGCCGATCGAGGAGTTCCGGCTCTCCCGCTATGTCGTCGCGGCCGGAGCCGCGCCTCGCGACCTGACGGCCCGCACCCCGCAGATCCTGCTCTGCACGGCGGGCACGGTCCGCGTCGGTGAACTCGCCGTCTCCCCGGGCCAGTCCGTCTTTGTCCCGGCGGGCGAAAAGGTCGAAGTGTCCGGAGTTGGCACGGTCTTCCGTGCCACCGTGGTGGTCTGA
- a CDS encoding SIS domain-containing protein has translation MLDESLLDDPEALARADRRGLLHGAAEAGARVRTAARHAAEAGIAELKPEGRPRAVLVAGPGHAATGVADLIGALAGASAPVTRLHPTGVAPAAGALRWALPGWAGSLDLLLIATTDGSEPGLALLAEQAYRRGSTVVAVAPLGSPLVEAVDGTHGMVVPMAKAPHELYEETQAASPGALWALFTPLLALLDRVGLLEASQETLAKVADRLDKTAERCGPAIATYSNPAKTLAAELADSLPLIWTEGPGAGPAGRRFTAVLAELAGCPALVAELPEALPAHGGLLVGDFALGADPEDFFRDRVEEPQALHARVVLLRDRPIGGLTAAPAARELALSHDTPISELEPEDGSELESIAELLAITDFAAVYLALADTGAHP, from the coding sequence ATGCTCGACGAGTCACTCCTCGACGACCCGGAAGCCCTGGCCCGCGCCGATCGCCGAGGTCTGCTCCATGGCGCAGCCGAGGCCGGGGCGCGCGTACGCACCGCGGCCCGCCACGCCGCCGAGGCAGGTATCGCCGAGCTGAAGCCCGAGGGCCGCCCGCGCGCCGTCCTCGTCGCCGGTCCCGGCCATGCCGCCACCGGAGTCGCTGACCTGATCGGCGCCCTGGCCGGTGCGTCCGCCCCTGTCACCCGGCTGCACCCCACCGGCGTCGCACCCGCCGCCGGCGCCCTGCGCTGGGCGCTCCCGGGCTGGGCGGGCTCCCTCGACCTGCTGCTCATCGCGACCACCGACGGCAGTGAACCCGGCCTCGCCCTCCTCGCCGAGCAGGCGTACCGCCGCGGGTCCACGGTCGTCGCCGTGGCTCCGCTGGGCTCCCCGCTCGTGGAGGCCGTCGACGGAACCCACGGCATGGTCGTCCCGATGGCCAAGGCCCCGCACGAGCTGTATGAGGAGACGCAGGCCGCGAGCCCCGGCGCCCTGTGGGCCCTGTTCACCCCGCTCCTGGCCCTCCTCGACCGGGTCGGACTTCTGGAGGCTTCTCAGGAGACCCTGGCGAAGGTGGCCGACCGCCTGGACAAGACCGCCGAACGCTGCGGCCCGGCCATCGCCACGTACAGCAATCCGGCCAAGACACTCGCGGCCGAGCTCGCCGACAGCCTTCCGCTGATCTGGACGGAGGGCCCGGGCGCCGGCCCGGCCGGCCGCCGCTTCACGGCCGTACTGGCCGAGCTGGCCGGCTGCCCCGCCCTCGTCGCCGAGCTGCCCGAGGCGCTGCCCGCGCACGGCGGGCTTCTCGTGGGTGACTTCGCCCTGGGCGCCGACCCGGAGGACTTTTTCCGGGACCGCGTCGAGGAGCCGCAGGCCCTCCATGCCCGGGTGGTACTGCTGCGAGACCGCCCCATCGGCGGCCTCACCGCCGCCCCCGCCGCCCGCGAACTCGCGCTCAGCCACGACACCCCCATCAGTGAGCTCGAACCGGAGGACGGCTCCGAGCTGGAGTCGATCGCCGAACTTCTTGCGATCACCGACTTCGCCGCCGTCTACCTGGCTCTGGCGGACACCGGCGCGCACCCGTAA
- a CDS encoding Trm112 family protein, with the protein MPLEAGLLEILACPACHAPLSDSSAAETPELICTGKDCGLAYPVRDDIPVLLVDEARRPA; encoded by the coding sequence ATGCCGCTCGAAGCCGGCCTCCTCGAGATCCTCGCCTGCCCCGCCTGCCACGCCCCCCTCAGCGACAGCTCCGCAGCCGAGACCCCCGAGCTGATCTGCACTGGCAAGGACTGCGGCCTGGCCTACCCCGTCCGGGACGACATCCCCGTCCTCCTCGTCGACGAGGCACGCCGCCCCGCCTGA
- a CDS encoding phosphomannomutase/phosphoglucomutase → MTADLSQIVKAYDVRGVVPDQWDKALAELFGAAFVQVTGAEAIVVGHDMRPSSPGLSGAFARGAAARGADVTLIGLCSTDQLYFASGHFGLPGAMFTASHNPAQYNGIKMCRAGAAPVGQDTGLADIRQLVESWSEQGAPEPGAEPGKVTERDTLTDYAAHLLSLVDLSAMRPLKVVVDAGNGMGGHTVPTVFESLPVTLVPMYFELDGTFPNHEANPLDPANIVDLQARVRSEGADLGLAFDGDADRCFVVDERGEGISPSAITALVAARELAKHPGGTVIHNLITSWSVPEVVRENGGTPERTRVGHSFIKEEMARTGAIFGGEHSAHYYFRDFWNADTGMLAALHVLAALGSQEGPLSELVAQYDRYRGSGEINSTVDDQTGRTAAVKAAYASHDDVTIDELDGLTVATQDWWFNLRPSNTEPLLRLNVEARDDQTMAKVRDEVLGLVRGT, encoded by the coding sequence GTGACTGCTGATCTGTCGCAGATCGTGAAGGCGTACGACGTCCGCGGGGTGGTGCCGGATCAGTGGGACAAGGCGCTGGCCGAGCTGTTCGGGGCGGCCTTCGTCCAGGTGACGGGCGCGGAGGCGATCGTTGTCGGCCACGACATGCGGCCGTCGTCGCCGGGGCTCTCGGGGGCGTTCGCGCGGGGGGCTGCGGCCAGGGGCGCGGATGTCACATTGATCGGGCTCTGCTCGACCGACCAGCTGTACTTCGCCTCGGGGCACTTCGGGCTGCCGGGTGCGATGTTCACGGCCTCGCACAATCCGGCGCAGTACAACGGCATCAAGATGTGCCGCGCGGGCGCCGCGCCGGTCGGCCAGGACACCGGCCTGGCGGACATCCGCCAACTGGTCGAGTCCTGGTCCGAACAGGGCGCTCCGGAGCCGGGGGCCGAGCCGGGCAAGGTGACCGAGCGCGACACGCTCACCGACTACGCGGCGCATCTGCTCTCGCTGGTCGACCTGTCGGCGATGCGCCCGCTCAAGGTGGTCGTGGACGCGGGCAACGGCATGGGCGGCCACACGGTCCCCACAGTCTTCGAGTCCCTGCCCGTCACCCTCGTACCGATGTACTTCGAGCTCGACGGCACCTTCCCCAACCACGAGGCGAACCCGCTGGACCCGGCGAACATCGTCGACCTTCAGGCCCGCGTCCGGTCCGAGGGCGCGGACCTGGGCCTCGCCTTCGACGGGGACGCGGACCGCTGCTTCGTCGTCGACGAGCGCGGCGAGGGCATCTCGCCGTCGGCGATCACGGCGCTGGTCGCGGCGCGCGAACTGGCGAAGCACCCCGGCGGCACGGTGATCCACAACCTGATCACCTCGTGGTCCGTCCCCGAGGTCGTCCGCGAGAACGGCGGGACTCCGGAGCGCACGCGGGTGGGCCACTCCTTCATCAAGGAGGAGATGGCCCGTACGGGAGCGATCTTCGGCGGCGAGCACTCCGCTCACTACTACTTCCGCGACTTCTGGAACGCGGACACGGGCATGCTGGCGGCCCTCCACGTCCTCGCGGCTCTGGGCTCGCAGGAGGGCCCGCTGTCGGAACTTGTCGCGCAGTACGACCGCTACAGGGGCTCGGGTGAGATCAACTCCACGGTCGACGACCAGACGGGCCGCACGGCGGCGGTGAAGGCGGCGTACGCGTCCCACGACGACGTGACGATCGACGAACTGGACGGCCTGACGGTCGCCACGCAGGACTGGTGGTTCAACCTCCGTCCGTCGAACACGGAACCGCTGCTGCGGCTGAACGTTGAGGCCCGGGACGATCAGACAATGGCAAAGGTGAGGGACGAGGTGCTGGGGCTCGTCCGGGGTACGTGA
- a CDS encoding DUF3499 domain-containing protein: protein MESRRSPLKSAVPSNVVSPVRRCSRTACGRPAVATLTYVYADSTAVLGPLATYAEPHCYDLCAEHSERLTAPRGWEVVRLTDGSAPARPSGDDLEALANAVREAARPQGRTAEAGAQNGRRTADPMEVARRGHLRVLRSPDS, encoded by the coding sequence GTGGAGAGTCGTCGCAGCCCGCTCAAGAGTGCGGTACCGTCCAACGTCGTGAGCCCTGTACGTCGCTGTTCGCGCACCGCGTGCGGCCGCCCCGCCGTCGCGACACTGACGTACGTCTATGCCGATTCGACCGCGGTCCTCGGCCCGCTCGCCACCTATGCCGAGCCCCACTGCTACGACCTGTGCGCCGAGCACAGCGAGCGCCTGACCGCCCCGCGCGGATGGGAGGTCGTGCGCCTCACCGACGGCTCAGCCCCCGCCCGCCCCAGCGGCGACGATCTCGAAGCGCTCGCCAATGCGGTACGGGAAGCGGCGCGTCCCCAGGGGCGTACGGCCGAGGCGGGCGCGCAGAACGGCCGGCGCACGGCGGACCCGATGGAGGTCGCGCGCCGCGGCCATCTGCGGGTGCTGCGTTCCCCGGACTCCTGA